CCAGTGCTGCCATCAACGAAATCACCAGCATGGTCAACCGCACCGCTGAGAATGCTAAGGAATCCACAAACGTCGCTAAAAGTGCTTCGGACAAAGCAGAAGAAGGGCAAAAAACCATGCTCAGACTTGTTCAGGCAATGGAAACCATTCAGGAATCCAGTGGTCAATTGCAAAACATAGCTGTGATAATCAATCAAATAAATACCAAAACAGCTGTCATCAACGACATCGTTTCAAAAACGGAACTTTTGTCACTCAATGCGTCCATCGAGTCTGCCCGTGCTGGTGAATATGGCAAAGGCTTTGCTGTGGTGGCTGAAGAAGTGGGTAACCTTGCTAAAATAAGTGGTAAGTCAGCTCATGAAATCCAAGAACTGATTACAACAAGTCAAGAGCAAGTCAATCAGATCCTGAACATCACAAAAGAACGTGTTGCTGACGGAAAAAAAGTTACGACCGAAGCGCAAGAGTCATTCTTGCATATTTCAGAAGATATCTCGAATATGTCAAACGTGATTCAACAGATTTCAGAAGCAACTCGTGAACAAGAAATCGGGGTCAGACAGATTTCCACAGCCATGTCACAGATAGACAAAGCGACTCAAAACAGTCAGGTAGCAGTAAATACAACTTCCGAGTCGTCAAACAATCTGGTTGAACAAAGTAACAAACTCGATACGACCGCAAAAGATATTGAAATTCTGATTAAAGGTAAAGTTATGGAAGATTCACACGGATAATAAAAAGATTCTATTTACTTAAGGATGAGTGATGAATAGAAAAAGCCTAGCCTATAAATTGTATACCTCTGTTATTATTATACTGATTATAGTATTGCTCTCGGCTATTTACACTGTTCTTATGATCAATAAAACCCAAAGTTATGCTGCAGAAACAAAAAACTTTTGGTTACCCAGTATCCGGATTGCCCACGAATATTTAGACAATCTCACCCTTTTGAGGCAAAGCACATTGCGGATCATGGTTGCGCAAAATGAACAGAATAGAAAATTATTTATAGAAAAATGGAAAAAAGAAACCGATCATATTGAAGAACTTGGCAAACAATATCAAGAATATATTACTTCAGAAACCGAGCGAGAATCTTTTGCTAAACTGCAAGAAGATTGGAAAAAATACAAAAGTTTGAATGTAAAAATTGTGGAACTTGGCAAACAAGGGAGAGCAAAAGAAGCTCTCAATCTCATACGTGAAACCACAGATGCTCTCATCGAGAGAATGGAAACATCTCTCGAAAAACTGATAGATATTAATTATAAAGGCGCTGTACAATCGACGAAATTAGGGGCTAACTTAACAAGTATTACAACGGTAACTATGATAGCTATTATAAGTGCAACTGGTTTGATTGCACTAATCATATTTATTATCATAAAAACTTCAATGGGCTCAGTTTCAAAAGCCATTGAAAATTTAAAAGTACAAAGTGTAGCAACTAATAAAATAGCTGTTACGTTAAAAAAGAGTTCCAATTCACTCTCTTCATCCATAACGGAACAAGCGGCATCTATCCATGAGACTAGCGCTGCGATCAATGAAATCACGAGTATGGTCAATCGCACCACTGAAAATGCCACCCAATCCACAATAGTAGCTAAGGCTGCTTCAGAAAAAGCAGAAGAAGGACAAGCCACAATGAAAAGACTTGTCAAAGCAATGGATACCATTCAAGAATCTAATGTTCAATTACAAAACATTACAGGAATTATTGGACAAATTCATACAAAAACAGCGGTTATCAACGACATTGTCGCAAAAACTGAGCTTCTTTCCCTCAACGCTTCAATTGAGTCAGCGCGAGCTGGTGAATATGGCAAAGGCTTTGCCGTGGTGGCTGAAGAAGTTGGGACACTCGCAAAAATGAGTGGTCAATCCGCCAGCGAAATACAAGACCTAATTAATAAAAGCCTTGAGCAGGTCAATCAGATCCTTGAAGTGACTAAAGGACGCGTATCCGAAGGAAAAAAAGTCACAACCGAAGCCAAGGAGTCTTTCCTCCAAATTTCAGACGACATTACAAACATGACCAATGTAATTCATCAAATTTCCGAAGCAACACGCGAACAAGAAATTGGTGTAAGACAAATTGCAACTGCTATGACTCAGATTGATAAAGCAACTCAGAACAGTCAAGCAGCAAGTACAGGAGCTGCAGAGTCGTCAAATAAACTGGTTGAACAAAGCGATAGCCTAGATATTACGGCAAAAGATATCGAGCTATTGGTTAAAGGCGCTGTTACGTAAAGGGTGATAATATGGCTCACAAAAGCCTAGCATTTAAACTCTATATTTCCGTTATATTGCTTGTGCTCATCATATTAGGATCTGCTTCATTTTCTATTTTTATGATCGATAAAACACAAGAGTTTGCCAATGACACGGGTGATGATGAATTGCCTAGCTTTCACTTTGCCTATGAAATTCAAACAGGACTTGGGTTAATAAGAAGAAATGAATTGCGTACCCTTGCTTCAGAAGAACCTAAATTTAAAGAAGCAAATAGGAAAACACTCATTAAAAACCATGAAAGAATTAAAGAACTTTTATCTATTTACAAAAAATATGTTTTCGATGAAAACGAAAAAAAGCAACTTGCACAATTTGAAGTAGATTACATAAAATACAAAGAAGTTTCAGAAAAATATATTGAGCTCAGCAATGCAGGCAATAATAGAGAAGCTCTAAAATTAATGTTCGATGAAGGTGATGCTCTTCTGAAAAAATTGACTGATGGTTTTGCGGACGTGATAGCTAATGATTATGATTTAGCAATCGAGTCAACAAAAAGAGGAGCGAATTTAACTTTTATAACAACACTTACCATGACAATTATAATTGTCCTTTGTTTACTTATTTCATTTGTCATTTTCCGCCTCATTCAAAAATCGACACGAGCTATATCGACA
The DNA window shown above is from Fluviispira vulneris and carries:
- a CDS encoding HAMP domain-containing methyl-accepting chemotaxis protein, with the protein product MNRKSLAYKLYTSVIIILIIVLLSAIYTVLMINKTQSYAAETKNFWLPSIRIAHEYLDNLTLLRQSTLRIMVAQNEQNRKLFIEKWKKETDHIEELGKQYQEYITSETERESFAKLQEDWKKYKSLNVKIVELGKQGRAKEALNLIRETTDALIERMETSLEKLIDINYKGAVQSTKLGANLTSITTVTMIAIISATGLIALIIFIIIKTSMGSVSKAIENLKVQSVATNKIAVTLKKSSNSLSSSITEQAASIHETSAAINEITSMVNRTTENATQSTIVAKAASEKAEEGQATMKRLVKAMDTIQESNVQLQNITGIIGQIHTKTAVINDIVAKTELLSLNASIESARAGEYGKGFAVVAEEVGTLAKMSGQSASEIQDLINKSLEQVNQILEVTKGRVSEGKKVTTEAKESFLQISDDITNMTNVIHQISEATREQEIGVRQIATAMTQIDKATQNSQAASTGAAESSNKLVEQSDSLDITAKDIELLVKGAVT